A single region of the Streptomyces sp. NBC_01803 genome encodes:
- a CDS encoding TetR/AcrR family transcriptional regulator: protein MSLQSSAPVATRVRILDAAEQLMRTTGLAHTTTKAIAQAAGCSEAALYKHYGSKEEIFVRVLQERLPHIGPLLARLADDPGDRSLAECLAEIAEHAVEFYLSVGSISFSLFAEPALLRRHRAALREMDTGPEELLRALTAYLRGERRRGRVSRGADPAATASLLLGACFQRAFLHCFWEEEPPTPLREFSTTLADTLLTGISA, encoded by the coding sequence GTGTCACTCCAGTCTTCGGCTCCCGTCGCCACCCGGGTCCGCATCCTCGACGCCGCCGAGCAGCTCATGCGCACCACCGGCCTGGCGCACACGACCACCAAGGCGATCGCGCAGGCGGCGGGCTGCTCCGAGGCCGCGCTCTACAAGCACTACGGGAGCAAGGAGGAGATCTTCGTCCGGGTCCTCCAGGAGCGGCTGCCGCACATCGGCCCGCTGCTGGCGCGGCTGGCCGACGATCCGGGCGACCGTTCCCTGGCCGAGTGCCTGGCCGAGATCGCCGAGCACGCCGTCGAGTTCTACCTGTCGGTCGGCTCCATCTCCTTCTCCCTCTTCGCCGAGCCCGCCTTGCTGCGCCGGCACCGCGCGGCGCTGCGCGAGATGGACACCGGTCCGGAGGAGCTGCTACGCGCGCTGACCGCCTATCTGCGCGGCGAACGGCGAAGAGGCCGCGTCAGCCGGGGCGCCGACCCCGCCGCCACCGCGTCGCTGCTGCTCGGGGCCTGCTTCCAGCGCGCGTTCCTGCACTGCTTCTGGGAGGAGGAGCCGCCGACGCCGCTGCGTGAGTTCTCCACGACGCTGGCGGACACGCTGCTCACCGGAATCAGCGCCTGA
- a CDS encoding MFS transporter, with protein sequence MPTAVTGAHATARASAAPPPSAPPTSSPGHPAHQRINLALFAIGMATFAMLFSTQALLPDIATAYGVSPGRASWTVSGTTIGLALAVLPLSTLSERFGRRRMMTASVGVAVALALVIPFAPDLRTLIALRVLQGAAIAGIPASAVAYLAEELPARATVGSIGLFIAGNSVGGMSGRVLTGWVAEGAGWRAALGAVAALGLLSAVVFRSLLPPARHFTPVSLQPRLMLRTVAGHLSRPLLLRLYGIGMLLMAAFSATYTVIGFRLVEEPFGLSAGLAGSVFVIYLVGTVSSSATGPLMERLGRRGALYAAIGTAVAGLLLTLVDSLIAVLAGLVLITGGFFFGHAVASGSVSRSVTDGKAQASALYQVTYYLGASLGSTAGAVIFHRAAWGGLVVFGLTALLMTAAITLYATRQARVSERRGAAAVPA encoded by the coding sequence ATGCCCACAGCAGTTACTGGGGCTCACGCCACAGCGAGGGCCTCCGCCGCGCCGCCGCCGTCCGCACCCCCGACCTCCTCCCCCGGCCACCCCGCCCACCAGCGGATCAACCTCGCGCTCTTCGCCATCGGCATGGCGACGTTCGCGATGCTCTTCTCCACCCAGGCGCTGCTGCCCGACATCGCCACGGCCTACGGCGTCAGCCCGGGCCGGGCGAGCTGGACCGTCTCCGGGACCACCATCGGACTCGCGCTGGCGGTGCTGCCGCTGAGCACGCTCTCCGAGCGGTTCGGTCGCCGGCGGATGATGACGGCGTCGGTCGGCGTGGCCGTCGCGCTGGCGCTGGTGATCCCGTTCGCGCCGGACCTGCGGACGCTGATCGCGCTGCGGGTGCTCCAGGGCGCGGCGATCGCCGGCATCCCCGCCTCGGCGGTGGCGTATCTGGCCGAGGAGCTGCCCGCGCGGGCCACGGTCGGTTCGATCGGCCTGTTCATCGCGGGCAACAGCGTGGGCGGGATGTCCGGCCGGGTGCTGACCGGCTGGGTCGCGGAGGGCGCCGGCTGGCGGGCCGCGCTGGGCGCGGTGGCCGCGCTCGGGCTGCTGTCCGCCGTGGTCTTCCGGAGCCTGCTGCCGCCGGCGCGCCACTTCACGCCGGTCTCCCTCCAGCCGCGCCTGATGCTGCGCACGGTCGCGGGCCACCTCTCCCGGCCGCTGCTGCTGCGGCTGTACGGGATCGGGATGCTGCTGATGGCGGCGTTCAGCGCGACGTACACGGTGATCGGCTTCCGGCTGGTCGAGGAGCCGTTCGGCCTCTCGGCGGGGCTGGCCGGTTCGGTCTTCGTCATCTATCTGGTGGGCACGGTCTCGTCGTCCGCGACCGGGCCGCTGATGGAGCGGCTGGGCCGGCGTGGCGCGCTGTACGCGGCGATCGGCACCGCGGTGGCCGGGCTGCTGCTGACCCTGGTGGACAGCCTGATCGCGGTGCTGGCCGGGCTGGTGCTGATCACCGGTGGGTTCTTCTTCGGCCACGCGGTGGCCTCGGGTTCGGTCAGCCGGAGCGTGACGGACGGGAAGGCTCAGGCGTCGGCGCTGTACCAGGTGACCTACTACCTGGGGGCGAGCCTCGGCAGCACGGCCGGCGCGGTGATCTTCCACCGGGCGGCCTGGGGCGGGCTGGTGGTGTTCGGCCTGACCGCCCTGCTGATGACCGCGGCGATCACGCTGTACGCCACGCGCCAGGCCCGGGTGTCGGAGCGCCGGGGCGCGGCGGCCGTGCCCGCCTGA
- a CDS encoding LysR family transcriptional regulator — MSPPGNGKDVSVTSVTPAAAATADLSPASWAALLTPRLAWFAGVARHEHITQAARDLAVPQSTLSRAMARLEADLGVSLLARHGRAISLTPAGRSFARSVERALGEVERAAEAVRTDADPAAGKVAFGFLHTMGPETVPGLLRAFRVDHPRVRFALVQSYGEDMIERMRTGELDLCLTSPIPEALDLVTRRLDEQRLFLVVPADHRLAGRRRVRLAEAAEEPFVTLEPGYGLRRLTEALCERAGFRPRVAFEGEEPETLRGLVAAGLGVALLPPPTMPRPGVRDLTVTAPRAVREIGLAWMAGRPDTRPVADFKRFLLSRRGRLVGEPGLPAVRGEDDAR, encoded by the coding sequence GTGTCACCTCCGGGCAACGGAAAAGACGTCTCCGTAACATCCGTCACACCGGCCGCGGCGGCCACGGCCGACCTGTCCCCCGCGTCGTGGGCCGCGCTGCTCACGCCGCGCCTCGCCTGGTTCGCCGGCGTCGCCCGGCACGAGCACATCACCCAGGCCGCCCGCGACCTGGCCGTTCCCCAGTCCACCCTGAGCCGCGCCATGGCCCGGCTGGAGGCCGACCTCGGCGTCTCGCTGCTCGCCCGGCACGGCCGCGCCATCTCCCTGACCCCGGCGGGTCGTTCGTTCGCCCGGTCCGTCGAACGCGCTCTCGGCGAGGTGGAACGTGCCGCCGAGGCCGTCCGCACCGACGCCGACCCGGCGGCGGGCAAGGTCGCGTTCGGCTTCCTGCACACCATGGGCCCGGAGACCGTTCCCGGGCTGCTGCGCGCCTTCCGCGTGGACCACCCGCGCGTGCGCTTCGCGCTGGTGCAGAGCTACGGCGAGGACATGATCGAGCGCATGCGGACCGGCGAGCTGGACCTGTGTCTGACCTCGCCCATCCCCGAGGCTCTGGACCTGGTCACCCGCCGCCTGGACGAGCAGCGCCTCTTCCTCGTCGTTCCGGCCGACCACCGGCTCGCCGGCCGCCGCCGGGTCCGCCTCGCCGAGGCCGCCGAGGAGCCGTTCGTCACCCTCGAACCCGGCTACGGGTTGCGGCGGCTGACCGAAGCGCTGTGCGAGCGGGCCGGGTTCCGGCCGCGCGTCGCGTTCGAGGGCGAGGAGCCGGAGACGCTGCGCGGCCTGGTGGCCGCCGGGCTCGGCGTCGCGCTGCTGCCGCCGCCGACGATGCCGAGGCCCGGCGTCCGCGACCTGACCGTCACCGCGCCCCGGGCGGTGCGGGAGATCGGCCTCGCGTGGATGGCCGGCCGACCCGACACGCGCCCGGTCGCGGACTTCAAGCGGTTCCTGCTGAGCCGCAGGGGCCGCCTGGTCGGCGAGCCCGGCCTCCCGGCGGTGCGGGGCGAGGACGACGCCCGGTGA
- a CDS encoding adenosine deaminase, with translation MTPSETTPSEDQIRRAPKVLLHDHLDGGLRPATIVGLAREQGYERLPETDPERLGAWFREAADSGSLVRYLETFTHTCAVMQTAGALARVAAECVLDLAADGVVYAEIRYAPEQHLERGLTLEEVVEAVNDGFREGERLAAAEGRRIRVGALLTAMRHAARALEIAELANRYRDLGVVGFDIAGAEAGFPPTRHLDAFEFLKRENNHFTIHAGEAFGLPSIWQALQWCGADRLGHGVRIIDDIKVAEDGSVTLGRLAAYVRDKRVPLELCPTSNLQTGAAPSYAEHPIGLLRRLHFRATVNTDNRLMSATSMSREFTHLVETFQYTLDDLQWFTVNAMKSAFIPFDERLAMINDVIKPGYAALRSEWLFPQGRSTPL, from the coding sequence GTGACCCCGAGTGAGACTACGCCCAGTGAGGACCAGATCCGGCGCGCCCCCAAGGTGCTGCTGCACGACCACCTCGACGGCGGGCTGCGGCCCGCCACCATCGTCGGGCTCGCCCGCGAGCAGGGCTACGAACGGCTGCCCGAGACCGACCCCGAGCGGCTGGGGGCGTGGTTCCGCGAGGCCGCCGACTCCGGCTCGCTCGTACGGTACCTGGAGACGTTCACGCACACCTGCGCCGTGATGCAGACCGCCGGGGCGCTGGCCCGGGTCGCCGCCGAGTGCGTGCTCGACCTGGCCGCGGACGGCGTGGTGTACGCCGAGATCAGGTACGCGCCCGAGCAGCACCTGGAGCGCGGGTTGACGCTGGAGGAGGTTGTCGAGGCCGTCAACGACGGCTTCCGCGAAGGGGAACGGCTGGCCGCCGCCGAGGGCCGGCGCATCCGGGTGGGCGCGTTGCTGACCGCGATGCGGCACGCCGCCCGGGCCCTGGAGATCGCCGAACTGGCCAACCGCTACCGGGACCTCGGCGTGGTCGGCTTCGACATCGCCGGCGCCGAGGCCGGCTTCCCGCCCACCCGGCATCTGGACGCCTTCGAGTTCCTCAAGCGGGAGAACAACCACTTCACCATCCACGCCGGTGAGGCGTTCGGACTCCCGTCCATCTGGCAGGCGTTGCAGTGGTGCGGCGCCGACCGGCTCGGGCACGGGGTGCGGATCATCGACGACATCAAGGTCGCGGAGGACGGCTCGGTCACGCTCGGGCGGCTGGCGGCGTACGTCCGCGACAAGCGCGTCCCGCTCGAGCTGTGCCCGACGTCCAACCTCCAGACGGGCGCCGCGCCCTCGTACGCCGAGCACCCCATCGGCCTGCTGCGGCGGCTGCACTTCCGGGCCACGGTCAACACGGACAACCGGCTGATGAGCGCCACGAGCATGAGCCGCGAATTCACCCATCTGGTGGAGACATTCCAGTACACGCTGGACGACCTTCAGTGGTTCACGGTCAATGCGATGAAATCCGCGTTCATTCCTTTCGATGAACGTCTGGCGATGATCAATGACGTGATCAAGCCCGGATATGCGGCGCTGCGCTCGGAATGGCTGTTCCCCCAGGGGCGGTCCACGCCCCTCTGA
- a CDS encoding ATP-binding protein, which translates to MKQATQKTLGVAALGAALVAAAAGTASASVTDDVGQTTGDVVNTLPLHETADKLPGDSGEVVRTGTDVLTGETEALPVADRTLSHTTSDGLIQPATELLGGMPVDPTSELGIPTDNLLGSLHLGS; encoded by the coding sequence ATGAAGCAGGCAACTCAGAAGACCCTCGGCGTCGCCGCCCTCGGTGCCGCCCTCGTGGCCGCCGCGGCGGGCACCGCTTCCGCCTCGGTCACCGACGATGTCGGGCAGACCACCGGCGACGTGGTGAACACTCTCCCGCTGCACGAGACGGCGGACAAGCTGCCCGGCGACAGCGGCGAGGTGGTCAGGACCGGTACCGACGTGCTCACCGGGGAGACCGAAGCCCTCCCGGTCGCCGACCGGACGCTGTCCCACACCACCTCCGACGGGCTGATCCAGCCGGCCACCGAGCTGCTCGGCGGCATGCCGGTCGACCCGACCTCCGAGCTCGGCATCCCCACCGACAACCTGCTCGGCAGCCTGCACCTCGGTAGCTGA
- a CDS encoding VanZ family protein encodes MTALVLLITYLVCVTGLALRPLEVLWVSPANLEPFATIRADIARGPAEAGRTVGAGLLRLAPLGVLLPLLGRRLGGPRFTSFRRTVFVGGMLSLALEFWQSLLPSRVADVDSIILNTAGVALAHLLCYGPLRAATARGPRASSSRGTARVCPHLVRRRPRGQVRQARRVWASLSQL; translated from the coding sequence GTGACGGCTCTCGTTCTCCTCATCACCTACCTGGTGTGCGTCACCGGGCTGGCGCTCCGTCCGCTGGAAGTGCTGTGGGTCTCCCCGGCGAACCTGGAGCCGTTCGCCACGATCCGCGCCGACATCGCCCGGGGTCCGGCCGAGGCCGGCCGCACCGTCGGCGCCGGGCTGCTGCGCCTGGCCCCGCTCGGGGTGTTGCTGCCGCTGCTGGGCCGGCGGCTGGGCGGGCCGCGGTTCACCTCGTTCCGGCGCACGGTGTTCGTGGGCGGGATGCTCTCGCTGGCCCTGGAGTTCTGGCAGTCGCTGCTGCCGAGCCGGGTCGCGGACGTGGACTCCATCATCCTCAACACCGCCGGCGTCGCCCTGGCGCACCTGCTCTGCTACGGGCCGCTGCGCGCCGCCACCGCGCGCGGACCGCGCGCCAGCTCGTCGCGCGGGACGGCCCGGGTCTGCCCGCACCTGGTCCGGCGGCGTCCCAGGGGCCAGGTCCGCCAGGCCCGCCGGGTCTGGGCGTCGCTGTCGCAGCTCTGA
- a CDS encoding HAMP domain-containing sensor histidine kinase: MSDAAEARVRGWLRRLLRLTSLRLRLVTVFAVVALVAAVSVSGIAYWLNRDAVLTRAQNAALRDFRDSLGDQASALPEAPSCDDLRGMAHDVANNTLNYLVVLVSDGDDGLICTAESNPSAFRLETIPDSLMDAVREPREGDGSTTYHMYWQRITLNGDPYLIGGGQVMDGGPTGYMLASLAPERDDLNSLAWSLGIATALAVIGSVLLAQAAATMVLRPVQRLSDAAQRLGDGELDTRLQVRGADELAELTRSFNHAAASLERRVQDLSAREAASRRFVADMSHELRTPMTAITAMTEVLEDEVDNLDPMIAPAVQLVVSETRRLNDLVENLMEVTRFDAGTARMVLDEVDMADQVTACIDARAWLDAVHVDAPRGVLALLDPRRLDVILANLIGNALKHGGSPVRVTITEEGSDVLVEVADHGPGIPEEVLPHVFDRFYKASASRPRSDGSGLGLSIALENAHLHGGDIAARNGPDGGAVFTLRLPREASPPEEEQLPGSDSGRRAAGTTERDAR, translated from the coding sequence GTGAGCGATGCCGCGGAGGCCCGGGTGCGCGGCTGGCTGCGTCGCCTGCTGCGGCTGACCAGTCTGCGACTGCGGCTGGTGACGGTCTTCGCCGTGGTGGCGCTGGTCGCCGCCGTCTCGGTGTCCGGCATCGCGTACTGGCTGAACCGGGACGCCGTGCTGACCCGGGCCCAGAACGCGGCCCTCCGCGACTTCCGCGACTCCCTCGGCGACCAGGCGAGCGCGCTGCCCGAGGCGCCGAGTTGCGACGATCTGCGCGGCATGGCCCACGACGTGGCGAACAACACGCTCAACTACCTCGTGGTGCTCGTCTCCGACGGGGACGACGGGCTGATATGCACCGCCGAGTCCAATCCGTCCGCGTTCAGGCTGGAGACCATCCCCGACTCGCTGATGGACGCCGTGCGCGAGCCGCGCGAGGGCGACGGCTCCACGACCTACCACATGTACTGGCAGCGGATCACGCTGAACGGCGATCCGTATCTCATCGGCGGCGGGCAGGTGATGGACGGCGGCCCGACCGGGTACATGCTCGCCTCCCTGGCCCCGGAGCGCGACGACCTCAACTCGCTGGCCTGGTCGCTCGGGATCGCCACCGCGCTGGCCGTGATCGGCTCGGTGCTGCTCGCCCAGGCCGCCGCCACCATGGTGCTGCGGCCGGTGCAGCGCCTGAGCGACGCCGCGCAGCGACTCGGCGACGGCGAGCTCGACACCCGCCTCCAGGTGCGCGGCGCGGACGAACTGGCCGAGCTGACGCGGAGCTTCAACCACGCCGCCGCGTCGCTCGAACGGCGCGTGCAGGACCTCAGCGCGCGCGAGGCGGCCAGCCGCCGGTTCGTCGCCGACATGTCGCACGAGCTGCGCACCCCGATGACGGCGATCACCGCGATGACCGAGGTGCTGGAGGACGAGGTCGACAACCTCGACCCGATGATCGCGCCCGCCGTCCAGCTGGTGGTCAGCGAGACACGGCGGCTGAACGACCTGGTGGAGAACCTGATGGAGGTCACCCGCTTCGACGCGGGGACCGCCCGCATGGTGCTGGACGAGGTGGACATGGCGGACCAGGTGACGGCCTGCATCGACGCCCGCGCCTGGCTCGACGCGGTCCATGTGGACGCGCCGCGCGGCGTCCTGGCGCTGCTGGACCCGCGCCGGCTCGATGTGATCCTGGCCAACCTCATCGGCAACGCCCTCAAGCACGGCGGCAGTCCGGTGCGGGTCACGATCACCGAGGAGGGCTCGGACGTGCTGGTCGAGGTCGCGGACCACGGTCCCGGCATCCCGGAGGAGGTGCTGCCGCACGTCTTCGACCGGTTCTACAAGGCCAGCGCCTCCCGGCCGCGTTCGGACGGCAGCGGTCTGGGCCTGTCGATCGCGCTGGAGAACGCCCACCTGCACGGCGGCGACATCGCGGCCCGCAACGGCCCGGACGGCGGCGCGGTGTTCACCCTCCGGCTGCCGCGCGAGGCGAGCCCGCCGGAGGAGGAGCAGCTGCCGGGAAGCGACAGCGGCCGGCGGGCGGCGGGCACGACCGAGCGAGACGCGCGGTGA
- a CDS encoding response regulator transcription factor encodes MAFLLLIEDDEAVRTALELSLTRQGHRVVTAATGEDGLKHLREQRPDLIVLDVNLPGIDGFEVCRRIRRTDQLPIILLTARSDDIDVVVGLESGADDYVVKPVQGRVLDARIRAVMRRGERESNDAATFGAIIIDRAAMTVTKNGEDLQLTPTELRLLLELSRRPGQALSRQQLLRLVWEHDYLGDSRLVDACVQRLRAKVEDVPSSPKLIRTVRGVGYRLDAPS; translated from the coding sequence GTGGCTTTCCTGTTGCTGATCGAGGACGATGAGGCGGTGCGGACTGCCCTGGAGCTGAGCCTGACGCGCCAAGGGCACCGTGTCGTGACCGCCGCGACGGGTGAGGACGGCCTGAAGCACCTGCGAGAACAGCGGCCCGACTTGATCGTGCTGGACGTCAACCTGCCCGGTATCGACGGCTTCGAGGTGTGCCGGCGCATCCGCCGCACCGACCAGCTCCCCATCATCCTGCTCACGGCGCGCAGCGACGACATCGACGTCGTCGTCGGCCTGGAGTCCGGCGCCGACGACTATGTGGTGAAGCCGGTCCAGGGCCGGGTCCTCGACGCCCGTATCCGCGCGGTGATGCGGCGCGGCGAGCGGGAGTCCAACGACGCGGCGACGTTCGGCGCGATCATCATCGACCGGGCCGCCATGACCGTGACGAAGAACGGCGAGGACCTCCAACTGACCCCCACCGAGCTGCGCCTGCTGCTGGAGCTGAGCCGCCGTCCCGGCCAGGCCCTGTCCCGCCAGCAGTTGCTGCGCCTGGTGTGGGAGCACGACTATCTGGGCGACTCCCGCCTGGTCGACGCCTGTGTCCAGCGGCTGCGCGCGAAGGTCGAGGACGTGCCCTCGTCGCCCAAGCTCATCCGCACCGTGCGTGGTGTGGGGTACCGGCTGGACGCCCCTTCGTGA
- a CDS encoding SigE family RNA polymerase sigma factor, giving the protein MSAVHSVTGTAASETRQTAGMVPVRYGEKSGAAHRLGGRRGIGHQRSPHLTAVDVKGGRTGSVRRQGGTEAEFTAYVRERRASLYATAYHLTGDRHEAEDLLQSALLSTYRAWDRITDKAAVGGYLRRTMTNLHISAWRRRKLNEYPTEELPEAPGEQDTMRGTELRTVLWQALARLPEQQRTMLVLRYYEGRTDPEIADTLNISVGTVKSSIWRTLRRLREDRTLSFGEDVEESFGELVA; this is encoded by the coding sequence ATGAGCGCAGTGCACAGCGTCACCGGTACGGCGGCGAGTGAGACGCGCCAGACCGCCGGGATGGTTCCCGTCCGGTACGGGGAGAAGTCCGGGGCCGCGCACCGGCTGGGGGGCCGGCGGGGCATCGGGCATCAGCGTTCACCGCACCTGACCGCGGTGGACGTGAAGGGGGGACGTACCGGGAGCGTGCGGCGCCAGGGGGGCACGGAGGCGGAGTTCACCGCCTACGTGCGCGAGCGCCGCGCCTCCCTGTACGCCACGGCGTACCACCTGACCGGTGACCGGCACGAGGCGGAGGACCTGCTCCAGAGCGCGCTGCTCTCCACCTACCGCGCCTGGGACCGGATCACCGACAAGGCGGCCGTCGGCGGATACCTGCGGCGGACGATGACCAACCTGCACATCAGCGCCTGGCGGCGGCGGAAGCTCAACGAGTACCCGACCGAGGAACTGCCCGAGGCGCCCGGTGAGCAGGACACGATGCGCGGCACCGAGCTGCGGACCGTGCTCTGGCAGGCGCTGGCGCGGCTGCCGGAGCAGCAGCGCACGATGCTGGTGCTCCGCTACTACGAGGGGCGCACCGACCCGGAGATCGCCGACACGCTCAACATCAGCGTCGGCACGGTGAAGAGCAGCATTTGGCGCACGCTGCGCCGGCTGCGCGAGGACCGGACGCTCAGCTTCGGCGAGGACGTGGAGGAGTCCTTCGGCGAGCTGGTCGCCTGA
- a CDS encoding aldehyde dehydrogenase family protein, with the protein MSESSAPAIPVLKTYKLFIGGKFPRSESGRVYEVTDAKGRWLANAPRASRKDARDAVTAARKAFPGWSAATAYHRGQILYRVAEMLQGRADQFRAEVAAAEGLSRPAARTAVDAAIDRWVWYAGWTDKVAQIAGAANPVAGPYVNLSTPEPTGVVAVVAPPESSFLGLGSVIAPVVATGNTAVVVTARSSPLPALTLAEVLATSDVPGGVVNILSGHTDELAPTLAAHQDVNAIDLTGADPELARELEISAADNLKRVRRPRRSAENWTADPGTGRLLAFLETKTVWHPMGV; encoded by the coding sequence ATGTCTGAGTCGTCCGCGCCGGCGATCCCGGTCCTGAAGACCTACAAGCTGTTCATCGGGGGGAAGTTCCCCCGCTCCGAGAGCGGACGGGTGTACGAGGTGACCGACGCCAAGGGCCGCTGGCTGGCCAACGCGCCGCGCGCCTCCCGCAAGGACGCGCGCGACGCCGTCACCGCCGCCCGCAAGGCGTTCCCCGGCTGGTCGGCGGCCACCGCCTACCACCGGGGCCAGATCCTCTACCGCGTCGCCGAGATGCTCCAGGGCCGCGCCGACCAGTTCCGCGCCGAGGTCGCCGCCGCCGAGGGCCTGTCCAGGCCCGCCGCCCGGACGGCGGTCGACGCGGCGATCGACCGCTGGGTCTGGTACGCGGGCTGGACGGACAAGGTCGCCCAGATCGCCGGCGCGGCCAACCCGGTCGCCGGCCCCTACGTCAACCTCTCGACCCCGGAACCGACCGGTGTGGTGGCCGTGGTGGCGCCGCCGGAGTCGTCGTTCCTCGGCCTGGGCTCGGTCATCGCCCCGGTCGTCGCCACCGGCAACACGGCCGTCGTGGTCACCGCGCGGAGCTCCCCGCTGCCCGCCCTCACCCTGGCCGAGGTCCTGGCCACCTCCGATGTCCCCGGCGGCGTGGTCAACATCCTCTCCGGCCACACCGACGAGCTGGCCCCGACCCTCGCCGCCCACCAGGACGTCAACGCCATCGACCTCACGGGCGCGGACCCGGAGCTGGCGAGGGAGTTGGAGATCAGCGCGGCCGACAACCTGAAACGGGTCCGCCGCCCGCGCCGCTCCGCCGAGAACTGGACGGCCGACCCCGGCACCGGCCGCCTGCTCGCGTTCCTGGAGACGAAAACCGTCTGGCACCCCATGGGCGTCTGA
- a CDS encoding aldehyde dehydrogenase family protein, protein MKFEYAPAPESRATADIAPSYGLFIDGAFREAADGTVFKTISPASEEVLSEVAQGGAEDVDAAVAAARAAFPGWSALPGAERAKYLFRIARIVQERSRELAVLESLDNGKPIRESRDVDLPLVAAHFFYYAGWADKLSHAGYGPDPKPLGVAGQVIPWNFPLLMLAWKIAPALACGNTVVLKPAETTPLTALRFADICRQAGLPSGVVNIVTGDGTAGAALVGHPDVDKVAFTGSTEVGRAIARTLAGTDRKLTLELGGKAANIVFDDAPLDQAVEGIVSGIFFNQGHVCCAGSRLLVQESVADEVLTALKHRMTTLRVGDPLDKNTDVGAINSAAQLARIRDLARAGEAEGAERWSPACDLPDTGFWFAPTLFTGVSQAHRIAREEIFGPVLSVLTFRTPDEAVAKANNTPYGLSAGIWTDKGSRILWMAERLRAGVIWSNTFNKFDPTSPFGGYQESGYGREGGRHGLEAYLDV, encoded by the coding sequence ATGAAGTTCGAGTACGCACCCGCGCCCGAGTCCCGGGCGACCGCCGACATCGCGCCGTCCTATGGGCTGTTCATCGACGGCGCGTTCCGCGAGGCGGCCGACGGCACGGTCTTCAAGACGATCTCGCCCGCCTCCGAGGAAGTCCTCTCCGAGGTCGCCCAGGGCGGCGCCGAGGACGTGGACGCCGCCGTGGCCGCCGCCCGCGCCGCGTTCCCCGGCTGGTCCGCGCTGCCGGGCGCGGAGCGCGCCAAGTACCTGTTCCGGATCGCCCGGATCGTCCAGGAGCGCTCCCGCGAGCTGGCCGTGCTGGAGTCCCTGGACAACGGCAAGCCGATCCGCGAGTCCCGCGACGTCGACCTCCCGCTGGTCGCCGCGCACTTCTTCTACTACGCGGGCTGGGCCGACAAGCTCAGCCACGCGGGCTACGGCCCCGACCCGAAGCCGCTGGGGGTCGCCGGCCAGGTCATCCCGTGGAACTTCCCGCTACTGATGCTCGCCTGGAAGATCGCCCCCGCCCTGGCCTGCGGCAACACGGTGGTCCTCAAGCCGGCCGAGACCACCCCGCTCACCGCCCTGCGCTTCGCCGACATCTGCCGCCAGGCGGGCCTGCCGTCCGGCGTGGTCAACATCGTCACCGGCGACGGCACCGCGGGAGCCGCCCTCGTCGGGCACCCGGACGTGGACAAGGTCGCCTTCACCGGCTCGACGGAGGTCGGCCGCGCGATCGCGCGCACCCTGGCCGGTACGGACAGGAAGCTCACGCTCGAACTCGGCGGGAAGGCGGCCAACATCGTCTTCGACGACGCCCCGCTCGACCAGGCCGTCGAGGGCATCGTCAGCGGCATCTTCTTCAACCAGGGCCACGTCTGCTGCGCCGGCTCCCGCCTCCTGGTCCAGGAGTCCGTCGCGGACGAGGTGCTGACCGCCCTCAAGCACCGCATGACCACCCTGCGCGTGGGCGACCCGCTGGACAAGAACACCGACGTCGGCGCGATCAACTCCGCCGCCCAGCTCGCCCGCATCCGCGACCTCGCGCGGGCGGGCGAGGCCGAGGGCGCCGAACGCTGGTCGCCCGCCTGCGACCTGCCCGACACGGGCTTCTGGTTCGCGCCGACCCTCTTCACGGGCGTGAGCCAGGCCCACCGGATCGCCCGCGAGGAGATCTTCGGCCCGGTCCTGTCCGTGCTGACCTTCCGCACCCCCGACGAGGCCGTGGCCAAGGCCAACAACACCCCCTACGGCCTGTCCGCCGGCATCTGGACGGACAAGGGCTCCCGCATCCTGTGGATGGCCGAACGGCTGCGCGCCGGGGTCATCTGGTCCAACACCTTCAACAAGTTCGACCCCACCTCGCCCTTCGGCGGCTACCAGGAGTCGGGCTACGGCCGCGAGGGTGGCCGCCACGGACTGGAGGCTTACCTCGATGTCTGA